The following coding sequences are from one Enterococcus sp. 4G2_DIV0659 window:
- a CDS encoding NCS2 family permease, with product MKEKMISYFEIDKLNTTVKREFLAGFTTFISMAYILFVNPTVLGASGMDEGAVFTATALASALGCILMGIFAKYPIATAPALGINAFFAYSVCVGMGVPWETALAGVFVASLIFILITIFKLRELIIDAIPADLKYAISGGIGLFIAFLGLSEGGIIVSNESTLVGLGSLTVGSTWLTIFGLVITAILLVRRVPGGIFIGMAATTILGLTTGLIQAPAKIVSSAPSLKPTFLVALKHVGDINSLQLWVVVLTFLLVTFFDTAGTLVGLANQAGFMKDNKMPRVGKALAADSTAMLAGSLFGTSPVGAYVESSAGIAVGGRSGLTAVTTGLFFIGGLFFSPLLSVVTPQVTAPALIVVGVLMAQSLSQIKWTEMEIAIPSFMILLGMPLTYSISDGIALGFIFYPITMVAAKRGKEVSPIMYVLFFVFIGFMWILNVK from the coding sequence GTGAAAGAAAAAATGATTTCCTATTTTGAGATTGATAAGCTAAACACGACGGTTAAACGTGAGTTTTTAGCTGGATTTACGACATTTATTTCAATGGCGTACATTTTATTTGTAAACCCAACTGTGCTAGGGGCATCTGGAATGGATGAAGGAGCTGTGTTTACTGCAACAGCGCTAGCTAGTGCGTTAGGGTGTATTTTGATGGGGATTTTTGCTAAATATCCAATAGCAACAGCGCCAGCCCTTGGAATCAATGCTTTTTTTGCTTATTCTGTTTGTGTGGGAATGGGTGTTCCTTGGGAGACTGCTTTGGCAGGCGTTTTTGTGGCTTCGCTGATCTTTATTTTGATCACCATTTTTAAATTACGTGAATTGATTATTGATGCGATACCAGCGGATTTGAAATATGCGATTTCAGGAGGCATCGGATTGTTTATTGCTTTTCTTGGATTGAGCGAAGGCGGTATTATTGTTTCGAATGAATCAACACTTGTGGGGTTAGGTTCGCTAACGGTAGGCTCTACTTGGCTGACTATCTTTGGTTTAGTGATTACTGCGATTTTGTTGGTACGACGTGTGCCAGGGGGAATCTTTATTGGAATGGCCGCGACAACGATTTTAGGTTTAACAACGGGATTGATCCAAGCACCAGCGAAGATTGTTTCTAGTGCTCCAAGTCTTAAACCAACCTTTTTAGTGGCTTTAAAACATGTAGGGGACATTAATTCTTTACAGCTATGGGTTGTTGTTTTAACCTTTTTGTTGGTTACGTTTTTTGATACGGCAGGAACGCTTGTTGGGTTAGCTAATCAAGCTGGCTTTATGAAAGATAACAAGATGCCTCGAGTTGGCAAAGCCTTAGCTGCTGATTCAACGGCTATGTTAGCAGGTTCTCTTTTTGGTACATCTCCTGTTGGGGCGTATGTAGAATCGTCTGCAGGGATTGCAGTTGGCGGACGGTCTGGATTGACAGCTGTAACAACGGGGCTGTTTTTTATTGGTGGATTATTTTTCTCTCCATTGTTATCAGTCGTAACGCCACAAGTAACGGCACCTGCATTAATTGTTGTAGGTGTATTGATGGCTCAATCTCTTAGCCAAATCAAATGGACAGAAATGGAAATAGCTATTCCATCGTTCATGATTCTTTTAGGAATGCCACTAACATATAGCATTTCTGATGGGATCGCTCTTGGGTTCATTTTTTATCCAATCACAATGGTAGCAGCAAAACGTGGCAAAGAAGTGTCACCAATTATGTATGTGCTATTTTTTGTCTTCATTGGGTTTATGTGGATTTTGAATGTAAAATAA
- a CDS encoding ArsR/SmtB family transcription factor: protein MDYEKMSLVLKAMADPKRMKIIDLLSYNSMCACDVLEHFDFTQPTLSHHMKVLEAAGIVAVNKQKQWHHYTLKEEFARDFMNTMAQLLSDNDTDCLCQRKETQIEES from the coding sequence ATGGATTATGAAAAAATGTCTCTGGTGTTAAAAGCTATGGCTGATCCAAAACGAATGAAAATAATCGATCTTCTTTCATATAACAGTATGTGCGCATGTGACGTATTAGAGCATTTTGATTTCACACAACCAACACTTTCTCACCATATGAAAGTTCTAGAGGCTGCTGGGATCGTTGCAGTAAACAAACAAAAACAATGGCATCATTACACTTTAAAAGAAGAATTCGCAAGAGACTTTATGAATACCATGGCACAATTACTTTCTGATAATGATACAGATTGTCTTTGCCAAAGAAAAGAAACACAGATAGAAGAATCATAA
- a CDS encoding LysR family transcriptional regulator translates to MDLRVLNYFLTVAREKTISKAAEVLHLSQPTLSKQLKELEAELGVTLFERGNRFITLTEEGIYLVNRGKEILSLVESTTTNLLKNDVVSGEITIGGGETQAFKCIAEHLYELRKKHPDINVHLYSGNADDVLDKIDKGLLDFGLVIDPVEKQKYEYLRLPSADRWGILVNDLTPLHSLKNVTPKDIQHIPLLISNQSLVDNQLAEWLGGNIDHFNVMGTYNLLYNASLLVKQNVASALCIDGIINTAETNLTFIPLSPPLAANTNIVWKKNQVFSNASNALLTLLKREDRSEGHF, encoded by the coding sequence ATGGACTTACGTGTATTAAATTATTTTTTAACAGTAGCACGAGAAAAAACAATCAGCAAAGCCGCAGAAGTCCTCCATCTGTCTCAGCCTACCTTGTCAAAACAATTGAAGGAATTAGAAGCAGAGCTAGGTGTCACTTTATTTGAACGTGGAAATCGTTTTATCACACTAACCGAAGAAGGAATTTATTTAGTAAATCGGGGCAAAGAAATTTTATCTTTAGTGGAATCGACAACGACTAACTTATTAAAAAATGATGTCGTGAGCGGAGAAATTACTATAGGAGGAGGAGAAACGCAAGCCTTTAAATGTATTGCTGAACATTTGTACGAATTAAGGAAAAAACACCCTGATATTAACGTTCATCTATACAGTGGAAATGCTGATGATGTACTGGATAAAATTGATAAGGGATTACTGGATTTTGGATTAGTCATTGATCCTGTAGAAAAACAAAAATATGAATATTTGCGACTGCCCTCAGCTGACCGGTGGGGAATCTTAGTAAATGATTTAACCCCTTTACATTCCTTAAAAAATGTTACACCAAAAGATATCCAACATATTCCGCTACTCATCTCAAATCAATCACTAGTGGATAATCAGCTAGCAGAATGGCTTGGTGGAAATATTGATCATTTCAATGTAATGGGAACATATAATCTATTGTACAATGCTTCATTATTAGTAAAACAAAATGTAGCCAGTGCACTCTGTATTGACGGGATCATCAATACCGCTGAGACAAATTTAACTTTCATTCCTCTATCGCCGCCATTAGCGGCTAATACCAATATTGTATGGAAAAAAAATCAAGTTTTTTCTAATGCATCCAACGCACTGTTAACCTTACTTAAAAGAGAAGATAGATCAGAAGGCCATTTCTGA
- a CDS encoding alpha/beta hydrolase, which yields MLTFDIPKMRTQMSENDAKRDAGLIEPDTLETFKNLSYGSYGTENTFDIYYPKGTTHCLPTIINIHGGGFFYGDKELYRFYTMYLATQGFTVVNFNYRLAPDHHYPAPLEDTNALMHWLIEHGKNYYVNLDQLFLVGDSAGAQLVEQYATMTSNPVYAQKFPFEIAPIHFKAVAMNCGAYFIGQSDPINQDFPFYFGETISSTLESQFPIESYITEAFPPAFITTATHDFLKDLAQPLVDLLQSKNVETTYRLYANQDNTRLEHVFHINQKSDIAKQCNNETLTFFRKFL from the coding sequence ATGTTAACCTTTGATATTCCAAAAATGCGCACCCAAATGAGTGAAAACGATGCCAAACGCGATGCCGGATTGATTGAACCCGATACTTTAGAAACATTCAAAAACTTATCTTATGGATCCTATGGTACCGAAAATACGTTTGATATCTACTATCCAAAAGGAACAACTCATTGTTTGCCGACAATTATCAATATTCACGGCGGTGGATTTTTTTATGGTGACAAAGAGCTTTATCGCTTTTATACAATGTATTTAGCCACACAGGGATTTACCGTAGTGAACTTCAATTATCGTTTAGCACCAGATCATCACTATCCTGCCCCTTTAGAAGATACTAATGCTTTGATGCATTGGCTGATTGAACATGGAAAAAATTATTATGTTAATCTAGATCAGCTATTTTTAGTTGGCGATAGCGCTGGTGCCCAACTGGTCGAACAATACGCTACAATGACGAGTAATCCCGTTTATGCTCAGAAATTTCCATTTGAAATAGCTCCTATTCACTTTAAAGCCGTTGCTATGAATTGCGGAGCCTATTTTATCGGTCAAAGCGATCCTATCAATCAAGACTTTCCATTTTACTTTGGCGAAACGATTTCATCCACACTTGAGAGTCAATTTCCTATAGAAAGCTATATTACTGAAGCCTTTCCACCCGCCTTTATTACAACAGCTACACATGATTTCTTAAAAGACTTAGCCCAACCTTTAGTGGATTTGTTACAGTCAAAAAATGTCGAAACAACCTATCGGCTTTATGCAAATCAAGACAATACTAGACTTGAACATGTTTTTCACATAAATCAAAAAAGTGACATCGCAAAACAGTGCAACAATGAGACGCTTACGTTTTTCAGAAAATTTCTCTAA
- a CDS encoding SDR family oxidoreductase, whose amino-acid sequence MAIKDKVVIITGASSGIGEATAKLLAEKGAKLVLAARREEKLIKLVEEINATAGEAVYKVTDVAKQEDNQQLVSFAKETYGKVDVIFLNAGIMANSPLSALKVDEWNQMIDINIKGVLNGIGAVLPSFIEQKFGHIIATSSVAGLKAYPGGAVYGATKWAIRDLMEVLRMESAQEGTHIRTATIYPAAINTELLDSITHQNTAKGMTKLYKQYGITPDRIANIVAYAINQPEDVNISEFTVGPADQPW is encoded by the coding sequence ATGGCTATCAAAGATAAAGTGGTAATTATTACAGGAGCTTCATCAGGCATTGGTGAAGCAACGGCAAAATTATTAGCAGAAAAAGGAGCAAAACTTGTGCTAGCCGCTCGCCGGGAAGAGAAACTGATTAAACTCGTTGAAGAAATAAATGCTACTGCAGGTGAAGCTGTATATAAGGTTACAGATGTTGCAAAACAAGAAGATAATCAGCAATTGGTATCTTTTGCGAAAGAAACATATGGAAAAGTAGATGTAATTTTTCTGAACGCTGGAATTATGGCTAATTCTCCATTATCTGCACTAAAAGTAGATGAATGGAATCAAATGATCGATATCAATATCAAAGGCGTTCTAAATGGCATTGGGGCAGTATTACCCTCGTTTATTGAACAAAAATTTGGACATATCATTGCTACATCTTCTGTTGCTGGATTAAAAGCCTATCCAGGTGGTGCTGTGTATGGTGCGACGAAATGGGCAATACGTGATTTAATGGAAGTGTTGAGAATGGAGTCAGCCCAAGAAGGAACCCATATTCGGACGGCAACAATCTATCCAGCCGCAATTAATACCGAATTATTAGATTCAATCACACACCAAAATACAGCAAAGGGAATGACTAAATTGTATAAACAATATGGCATAACACCTGACCGGATAGCGAATATTGTTGCTTATGCGATCAATCAACCTGAAGATGTCAATATTAGTGAGTTCACGGTTGGGCCTGCTGATCAGCCGTGGTAA
- a CDS encoding DUF4767 domain-containing protein → MKKGLIGLVSCLMIGLVTGCSSNKTTTSATSETTTATTNEEKQTDYKYKSAIDNGKKAIVDKDMSKAIAAFQLALEYKKDSAEAQQMVEQVKLYQTIVSLKEKKEHAKALKELSELVSSKDGAAGLKQYGKELMDEITQEVMKENEENKKALEKKEEQTPPKKETTAPPTETTTNTLWNAQKKSELRSFMQSWGNIMGQSYIEYYPGFEANWYGYSFPSELANNNIAVGGNRATVQWSDTGESSSGYNVVAVYSDITTTQKLERHLYLFTILNGQPVVLVTMQNQGNNENLIYFKQTQNADLSNGFSAIVGS, encoded by the coding sequence ATGAAAAAAGGATTGATTGGGCTAGTTTCATGCTTGATGATTGGTTTAGTGACAGGATGTTCAAGTAATAAAACAACGACTTCGGCAACTAGTGAGACAACAACTGCAACAACGAATGAGGAAAAACAAACAGATTATAAGTATAAGTCAGCGATAGATAACGGAAAAAAAGCCATTGTTGATAAAGACATGTCTAAGGCGATTGCCGCATTTCAATTAGCATTGGAATACAAAAAAGACAGCGCCGAGGCTCAACAAATGGTAGAACAAGTCAAGTTGTATCAAACGATTGTTTCTTTAAAAGAGAAGAAAGAGCACGCTAAAGCGTTAAAAGAATTATCAGAATTGGTAAGTTCTAAAGACGGAGCGGCAGGGCTCAAACAATATGGAAAAGAATTGATGGACGAAATAACACAAGAAGTAATGAAAGAAAATGAAGAAAATAAAAAAGCGCTTGAAAAAAAAGAGGAACAAACCCCGCCAAAAAAAGAGACCACAGCGCCACCCACTGAAACAACGACGAATACATTATGGAATGCGCAAAAAAAATCAGAATTACGTTCATTTATGCAAAGTTGGGGAAATATAATGGGACAATCCTATATTGAATACTACCCTGGTTTTGAAGCAAATTGGTACGGGTACAGTTTTCCTAGTGAATTAGCCAACAATAACATTGCTGTTGGAGGAAACAGAGCGACTGTTCAATGGTCTGATACTGGAGAATCAAGCAGTGGTTATAATGTAGTCGCAGTATATTCAGATATTACTACTACACAAAAACTTGAGAGGCATTTATATCTCTTTACAATTCTAAATGGGCAACCGGTCGTATTAGTTACAATGCAAAACCAAGGAAATAATGAAAATCTTATTTATTTTAAGCAGACGCAAAATGCTGATTTAAGTAACGGATTTTCTGCGATTGTTGGTTCATAA
- a CDS encoding ABC transporter ATP-binding protein, with amino-acid sequence MTYALEIKDLKKVYATGVEALKGIDLVVEEGDFYALLGPNGAGKSTTIGIITSLVNKTSGKVKVFGYDLDKDLVLAKQQIGLVPQEFNFNPFETVEQIVVNQAGYYGVSRKEALKRSEKYLKQSNLWEKRNVRARMLSGGMKRRLMIARALMHEPKLLILDEPTAGVDIELRRDMWDFLRELNEKGTTIILTTHYLEEAEMLCRNIGIIQSGELIENTSMKTLLSKLQFETFIFDLDEFDQTPEITGYKHTFEDERTLVVEVERNQGINELFKQLTQQGIKVLSLRNKSNRLEELFLKITEEKR; translated from the coding sequence ATGACTTATGCACTTGAAATAAAAGACTTAAAAAAAGTATACGCAACAGGCGTAGAAGCACTAAAAGGAATTGATTTAGTTGTAGAAGAAGGCGATTTTTATGCACTCTTAGGTCCAAATGGTGCTGGAAAATCTACTACTATCGGAATTATCACTTCCCTTGTTAATAAAACTTCAGGCAAGGTAAAGGTTTTCGGCTATGATCTTGATAAAGACTTAGTTCTTGCAAAACAACAAATTGGACTAGTCCCTCAAGAATTCAATTTCAATCCTTTTGAAACTGTAGAACAAATCGTTGTTAATCAAGCTGGATATTACGGTGTGTCTCGAAAAGAAGCCTTGAAACGTAGCGAAAAATATCTAAAACAATCCAATTTATGGGAAAAACGGAACGTCCGTGCACGCATGCTTTCTGGCGGTATGAAACGCCGACTAATGATTGCTCGTGCATTGATGCATGAACCGAAATTACTCATTTTAGACGAACCGACAGCAGGTGTAGATATTGAATTAAGAAGAGATATGTGGGATTTCCTGAGAGAATTAAATGAAAAGGGTACGACAATTATTCTGACGACTCACTACCTTGAGGAAGCTGAAATGCTGTGTCGCAATATCGGAATCATTCAGTCTGGTGAACTTATTGAAAACACCAGTATGAAGACTCTCCTATCAAAACTACAATTTGAAACATTTATCTTCGACTTAGATGAATTCGATCAAACGCCTGAAATTACAGGATATAAACATACGTTTGAAGACGAGCGAACACTGGTTGTAGAAGTTGAACGCAATCAAGGGATCAACGAATTATTTAAACAACTAACACAACAAGGAATAAAAGTACTTTCATTACGTAATAAATCCAATCGTTTGGAAGAACTATTCCTAAAAATCACAGAAGAAAAACGTTAA
- a CDS encoding ROK family protein — protein sequence MMHYLSIDIGGTYIKFGLIDRAGNFIQTWRQPTPKSLDRFKDTIQSELKGQEGKIKGIAMSCPGRIDSTKGYIHTGGALLFLYNFPMKEWITSISDLPFAIINDGKAAALAEWWIGNLKGIENGAAVVLGTGIGGGLILDNHLHQGPNFQAGELSFLIRHPSNPKQPQILGFYGSAVKFMKEATTILDVPKDDHQTVFTAIADQASTTLTALFENYCREIAILLIDMQVLLDLEKIVIGGGISAQDDLIEMIRIQYSTIRQEEPMLGETFAPLIIEACAFRNSSNLLGALYQLFVEIDNQHS from the coding sequence ATGATGCATTATTTAAGTATTGATATCGGTGGCACATACATTAAATTTGGGTTGATTGATCGGGCTGGTAACTTCATCCAAACGTGGCGGCAACCAACACCTAAATCATTGGATCGTTTCAAAGACACTATCCAATCTGAATTAAAAGGACAAGAAGGTAAAATCAAAGGAATTGCTATGAGTTGCCCAGGAAGAATTGATTCCACTAAGGGATATATCCACACAGGCGGCGCTTTATTATTTCTCTATAATTTTCCGATGAAAGAATGGATAACCAGCATAAGTGATTTACCCTTTGCAATAATCAATGATGGAAAAGCTGCGGCTTTAGCTGAATGGTGGATCGGTAATTTGAAAGGAATTGAAAATGGCGCAGCTGTTGTTTTAGGAACGGGCATCGGTGGTGGGTTGATTTTAGATAATCATTTACATCAAGGACCTAATTTTCAAGCTGGCGAGCTCAGTTTTCTAATTCGACATCCTTCAAATCCAAAGCAACCACAAATATTGGGTTTTTATGGTTCAGCTGTAAAATTCATGAAAGAAGCCACAACCATATTAGACGTTCCAAAAGACGACCATCAGACTGTGTTTACAGCCATAGCAGACCAAGCCTCGACTACCTTAACTGCCTTATTTGAAAATTACTGTCGTGAGATCGCAATTCTTCTGATCGATATGCAAGTCTTGTTGGATTTAGAAAAAATTGTGATTGGTGGTGGGATCAGTGCGCAAGATGACTTGATTGAAATGATCCGGATACAGTATTCCACTATTAGACAAGAAGAACCTATGCTGGGTGAAACATTTGCTCCTCTTATTATTGAAGCTTGTGCATTTAGAAATTCTTCAAATTTATTAGGTGCTTTATATCAGTTATTTGTTGAAATCGATAATCAGCATAGCTAA
- the truA gene encoding tRNA pseudouridine(38-40) synthase TruA: MRNIKLTIEYDGTRYLGWQRLGNSDKTIQGKIENILTQMTGTVIEIIGSGRTDAGTHARGQIANFKTNNTLGLAEMVEFLNRYLPRDIVVKKAEEVSERFHARYNATGKKYSYHVWNQAIPSAFERHYSFQYPQELDIELMNKACQKLIGTHDFIGFSSLKKTKKSTTRTIEELSIQKEGDMIHFTFVGDGFLYKMVRIIMGTLLEIGSGTMQLEVIDEVFERKVRSDAGMTVPSQGLFLDEVYY, from the coding sequence ATGAGAAATATTAAATTAACAATCGAATATGATGGGACTAGGTATTTGGGCTGGCAAAGGCTTGGAAATTCAGACAAAACAATCCAAGGAAAAATCGAAAATATTCTGACTCAAATGACTGGAACCGTGATTGAAATCATTGGTTCAGGTAGAACGGATGCTGGAACACACGCAAGAGGACAAATTGCTAATTTTAAAACGAATAATACGCTAGGTTTGGCAGAGATGGTTGAGTTTCTTAATCGTTACCTTCCGCGTGATATTGTTGTGAAAAAAGCAGAAGAAGTATCTGAACGATTCCATGCGAGATACAATGCAACAGGTAAAAAATACAGTTACCATGTTTGGAATCAGGCAATTCCGTCTGCATTTGAACGTCATTATAGTTTTCAGTATCCTCAAGAACTTGATATTGAATTAATGAATAAGGCGTGTCAAAAACTGATTGGCACCCATGATTTTATTGGCTTTTCCTCCCTTAAAAAGACGAAAAAATCAACTACTCGTACGATTGAAGAGCTTTCGATTCAAAAAGAAGGAGATATGATTCATTTCACGTTTGTTGGAGATGGCTTCTTATATAAGATGGTGAGAATCATTATGGGGACACTTTTAGAAATTGGCTCTGGAACGATGCAATTGGAGGTAATTGATGAAGTGTTTGAGCGGAAAGTTAGAAGTGACGCAGGGATGACCGTACCTTCTCAAGGACTTTTTCTTGATGAGGTTTATTATTAA
- a CDS encoding DUF916 and DUF3324 domain-containing protein encodes MRRKQWMIALITIYTVLLFTPNCSFAQEESARLITGLSYDVIYPKNQTDTSLGYFDMNVQSGQEQKVVLKLTNTLSENVTVKVQLNSAKTNSNGFVEYGPSTIKKDASLKYDLADIVKAPKKVIVPAKGSTEVELAISIPKPAFNGLISGGIQIKPVEQNEDSQQQEKDVVVNEFAFLVGMLLRVGETKNIEPKLELNKTYVAFKEGSSHLFVNISNTQPVYAEGMNFFIQVRKANRQKTLFEDELKEMRMAPNSMIDLPIELQDKEINAGEYTAQITASAKSGVSWSWTDNFTITSLEANRIKEQRKERTITSTSAFWYFGAGLVLLLSFASYLFVRRKKRRVNFFKNDKSKGV; translated from the coding sequence ATGAGGAGAAAACAATGGATGATTGCGCTGATTACTATATACACAGTTCTTTTATTCACCCCAAATTGTAGCTTTGCTCAAGAAGAGTCTGCTCGTTTGATTACTGGATTATCTTATGACGTCATTTATCCAAAAAATCAAACGGATACAAGTTTAGGCTACTTTGATATGAATGTTCAATCTGGACAAGAGCAAAAAGTTGTCCTGAAATTAACGAACACCTTATCAGAAAATGTGACGGTAAAAGTTCAATTAAATAGTGCTAAAACAAATAGTAACGGTTTCGTTGAGTATGGACCAAGTACTATAAAAAAAGATGCATCATTAAAGTATGACTTAGCCGATATTGTAAAAGCACCAAAGAAAGTCATTGTTCCGGCAAAAGGCAGTACAGAAGTTGAATTGGCTATTTCTATACCAAAGCCAGCGTTTAATGGGTTGATTTCTGGTGGGATTCAGATAAAACCTGTAGAACAAAATGAAGATTCTCAACAACAAGAAAAAGATGTTGTAGTAAATGAATTTGCCTTTTTGGTAGGAATGTTACTAAGAGTTGGCGAGACAAAAAATATAGAACCAAAACTAGAATTAAACAAGACTTACGTAGCGTTTAAAGAAGGCAGTAGTCATTTGTTTGTGAATATTTCTAACACTCAGCCGGTTTATGCGGAAGGGATGAACTTCTTTATTCAAGTGAGAAAAGCTAACCGGCAGAAAACGCTTTTTGAGGATGAGTTAAAAGAGATGCGTATGGCACCAAATTCGATGATTGATCTTCCAATTGAATTACAAGACAAAGAAATAAATGCAGGAGAGTATACAGCTCAGATTACGGCTTCTGCAAAAAGTGGCGTCTCGTGGTCTTGGACAGATAATTTTACGATCACATCGTTAGAAGCAAATCGCATAAAAGAACAACGGAAAGAAAGAACGATAACTTCTACTAGCGCATTTTGGTACTTTGGGGCTGGATTAGTCTTGCTGTTGTCATTTGCAAGTTATTTATTCGTTAGACGCAAAAAACGAAGAGTAAATTTCTTCAAAAATGATAAAAGTAAAGGAGTGTAA
- a CDS encoding ABC transporter permease, with amino-acid sequence MFKLYFTALRSLAVKETNRYLRIWVQTLVPPVITTSLYFIIFGNLIGGRIGQMEGFSYMEFIVPGLIMMSVITSSYANVSSSFFSQKFQKNIEELLVAPVPTHIIIWGFVIGGLGRSVLVGTLVTMISLFFVPLHVYSWSIVIITLLMTAILFSLAGLLNGIFAQSFDDVSIVPTFVLQPLTYLGGVFYAISMLPPIWQTISKINPIVYMISGFRYGFLGTIDVPIMFSMLILVLFISVLYAVCWYLIDRGRGLRS; translated from the coding sequence ATGTTTAAATTATATTTTACGGCTTTAAGAAGTCTTGCGGTAAAAGAAACGAATCGTTATTTACGCATTTGGGTACAAACTTTAGTTCCACCTGTAATTACTACATCACTATACTTTATTATTTTTGGCAATCTGATCGGCGGGCGTATCGGTCAGATGGAAGGTTTCTCCTATATGGAGTTTATCGTCCCTGGTCTAATTATGATGTCTGTAATCACTAGTTCCTATGCTAATGTCTCATCTTCATTTTTCTCACAAAAATTCCAGAAAAATATTGAAGAGTTACTAGTTGCACCCGTACCAACACACATTATTATTTGGGGATTTGTCATCGGCGGACTTGGTAGAAGTGTTTTAGTAGGAACGTTAGTCACTATGATTTCGCTATTTTTTGTGCCCCTTCATGTTTATTCTTGGTCTATTGTCATTATCACACTTCTAATGACCGCTATTTTATTCTCATTAGCAGGTCTATTAAACGGCATCTTTGCTCAATCATTTGATGATGTATCGATTGTTCCAACCTTTGTGTTACAACCTTTAACCTATCTTGGGGGCGTATTTTACGCAATATCCATGCTGCCACCGATTTGGCAAACTATTTCAAAAATCAACCCGATTGTCTATATGATTTCTGGTTTTAGATATGGTTTCCTTGGCACCATCGATGTCCCAATTATGTTTTCTATGCTCATTCTGGTTCTTTTCATTTCTGTACTGTATGCTGTATGCTGGTATTTGATTGATAGAGGGCGCGGATTGAGGAGTTAA
- a CDS encoding DapH/DapD/GlmU-related protein codes for MSVSDLQKEMVGKDILKDSPLYRDIHLVKQKNEQLMMELNTQYRTNEEVRAWMRKITGQTIDESVVISQPFYSDFGKHIIFGKNIFINKQVTFVDLGGIVIEDDVLIGPDSRLVTVNHLMNPEKRRGIRVAPIHIKKNAWLGANVTVLPGVTIGENSIVAADSTVTKNVPDNVIVAGSPAKKLKEIEYKNNVTNHKEEK; via the coding sequence ATGTCAGTCAGTGACTTACAAAAGGAAATGGTCGGTAAAGATATTTTAAAGGATTCCCCTCTTTATCGTGATATTCATTTAGTGAAGCAAAAGAACGAGCAACTGATGATGGAACTTAATACGCAGTATCGTACGAATGAAGAGGTAAGAGCATGGATGAGGAAAATAACTGGTCAAACCATCGATGAATCCGTTGTAATCTCACAACCCTTTTATAGTGATTTTGGAAAGCATATTATATTTGGGAAAAATATTTTTATTAACAAGCAAGTGACTTTTGTCGATTTGGGCGGGATTGTTATTGAAGATGATGTGTTGATTGGACCAGATTCAAGACTGGTTACAGTGAATCATTTAATGAATCCGGAAAAAAGGCGGGGGATTCGAGTAGCACCTATTCATATTAAAAAGAATGCGTGGCTCGGAGCGAATGTGACGGTTTTGCCTGGTGTGACCATAGGCGAAAATTCCATTGTTGCAGCCGATTCAACGGTAACTAAAAATGTTCCTGACAATGTAATTGTAGCTGGAAGTCCTGCAAAGAAATTGAAAGAGATTGAGTATAAAAATAATGTGACTAATCATAAGGAGGAAAAATAA